One window of the Eucalyptus grandis isolate ANBG69807.140 chromosome 6, ASM1654582v1, whole genome shotgun sequence genome contains the following:
- the LOC104449262 gene encoding protein NPGR1 has product MLCACSGEQFKIEDPPQSPQSLATRDFSASGLSSRTGDWESKFEDTQVDEVESTLKEALSLNYEEARALLGRLEFQRGNYDAALQVFQGIDIKVLTPRMKKAITERTRQRKPRSRGDNVPVNVLSLHSVSLLLEAIFLKARSLEGLGCYIEAAKECKIILDIVESALPNGMREGIADDCKLQEMFHKALELQPDLWIRAGLLDEAIAAYRRALMRPWNLHPQKLATVQKELASILLYGGLEASLPLQLPSWAPTAPKSNMEEAILLLLLLMRKVIFGEIDWDGDIINHLSYALSVTGQYELLATHYEQVLPGVYARAERWYFLALCYAAAGHNDTALNLLKKISGSSEAKHKPHIPSLLLGAKLCSQGLKHANDGVKFAREVIELGTTCAKHFSSQAHKFLGICYGNAARVSVSDSERILLQRESLNYLNHAVLSGKDDPEIMYNLALENAVQRNLEAAFESALMYSDTEAGNSGRCCKLLTLILSSEQRYIDAESVVDFALDEAGKLDQLELLRLKAVLQITREKPQQAIETYRILLAMIQAQREIEAKTSDQVKQVTSEAQDDRNLEISVWQDLALLYARLGSWADAETCLGKAKSIHFYSPRSWHTTGLVFEAQSLYKEALVSFSLSLSLEPDYVPSIISTAEVLMKLGSHSLPIARSFLMSALRKEPTNHEAWFNLGKLSKMEGSLHQAADFFQAAYELQLSAPIENFV; this is encoded by the exons ATGTTGTGCGCTTGCTCCGGAGAGCAGTTCAAAATCGAGGATCCGCCCCAGTCACCGCAGTCCTTAGCCACGAGGGATTTCTCCGCAAGCGGTCTTTCGTCGAGGACTGGAGACTGGGAATCTAAATTCGAGGATACCCAAGTTGATGAAGTCGAATCTACTCTTAAAGAAGCTCTCTCCTTGAATTATGAG GAAGCGAGGGCTTTGTTGGGCAGACTAGAAtttcaaagaggaaattatGATGCTGCCCTTCAGGTATTTCAGGGCATCGATATCAAAGTCTTAACCCCGCGGATGAAAAAGGCTATTACAGAGAGAACCCGCCAAAGAAAACCCCGTTCGAGAGGTGATAATGTTCCTGTAAATGTTTTGTCATTACATTCCGTGAGCCTGCTTCTCGAAGCAATCTTTCTCAAAGCTAGATCTCTGGAAGGACTTGGGTGTTATATAG AGGCTGCAAAGGAGTGCAAGATAATTTTGGATATAGTTGAGTCAGCACTGCCTAATGGAATGCGCGAGGGGATTGCTGATGATTGCAAATTGCAGGAAATGTTTCACAAAGCTCTAGAGTTGCAGCCTGATCTTTGGATAAGGGCAGGCTTACTTGATGAAGCCATCGCTGCTTACCGCAGAGCTCTAATGAGACCATGGAATCTGCATCCTCAGAAATTGGCGACGGTGCAGAAGGAATTAGCTTCCATATTACTTTATGGTGGGCTTGAAGCTAGCCTTCCGCTTCAATTACCATCATGGGCCCCAACTGCCCCAAAAAGTAACATGGAAGAAGCCATCCTTTTGCTGCTGCTACTCATGAGAAAGGTGATATTTGGTGAGATAGATTGGGATGGTGACATCATTAATCATCTATCATATGCTCTCTCAGTCACCGGACAGTATGAATTATTAGCAACTCATTATGAGCAGGTCCTTCCAGGGGTATACGCTCGAGCAGAGAGATGGTACTTTCTGGCACTATGTTATGCTGCTGCTGGACATAATGATACAGCATTGAACCTTTTAAAGAAGATTTCGGGCTCTTCAGAAGCAAAGCACAAGCCCCACATTCCTTCCCTTTTGCTGGGTGCAAAGCTTTGTTCCCAAGGCTTGAAGCATGCAAATGATGGGGTAAAATTTGCACGTGAAGTCATTGAGCTCGGTACTACTTGTGCAAAGCATTTCTCGAGTCAAGCCCATAAATTTCTTGGAATCTGCTATGGTAATGCTGCGCGAGTATCCGTTTCTGATTCTGAAAGAATTCTACTGCAGAGAGAGTCTTTGAATTATCTAAATCATGCTGTTCTTTCTGGAAAGGATGATCCAGAAATAATGTACAACCTTGCACTAGAAAATGCTGTTCAAAGAAATCTGGAGGCAGCTTTTGAGAGTGCATTGATGTACTCAGACACGGAAGCTGGAAACTCCGGAAGATGTTGCAAGCTATTAACACTCATACTTTCTTCGGAGCAGCGATATATTGATGCCGAAAGTGTAGTTGATTTTGCTTTGGATGAAGCTGGAAagttggaccaactagaacttcTTCGGTTGAAAGCTGTGCTTCAGATAACTCGGGAAAAGCCCCAGCAGGCAATAGAAACCTACAGAATCTTGCTAGCTATGATTCAAGCGCAAAGGGAAATTGAAGCAAAGACTTCAGATCAAGTGAAACAAGTTACCTCTGAG GCACAAGACGACAGAAATCTGGAAATTTCAGTTTGGCAGGATTTGGCCCTTCTTTATGCTAGACTTGGTTCATGGGCTGATGCAGAAACTTGTTTGGGCAAAGCCAAGTCAATCCACTTCTATTCTCCCAGAAGCTGGCACACGACAG GTTTGGTATTTGAAGCTCAATCGTTGTACAAGGAAGCTCTTGTCTCCTTTTCGCTGTCCTTGTCGTTGGAACCAGATTATGTCCCTAGCATTATTTCAACTGCAGAGGTGCTGATGAAACTCGGTTCCCATTCCCTCCCCATTGCAAGAAGCTTCTTGATGAGTGCATTGCGCAAAGAACCCACGAATCATGAAGCATGGTTCAATCTTGGAAAGCTCTCCAAGATGGAAGGCTCCCTACATCAAGCGGCAGATTTTTTCCAAGCTGCATATGAGCTGCAGCTCTCAGCTCCCATTGAAAACTTTGTATAG
- the LOC104449260 gene encoding uncharacterized protein LOC104449260, with product MGWCACFDGGNKQRRREEDQLASAEARARAAEAAQRRQEEFDKSAAGRAARAQIQAMNKQSPATNKGEPVLKWSMG from the exons ATGGGTTGGTGCGCCTGCTTCGACGGCGGCAACAAGCAGCGGCGCCGGGAGGAGGACCAGCTGGCCTCCGCCGAAGCCCGCGCCAGGGCCGCCGAGGCCGCCCAGAGAAG GCAAGAAGAATTTGACAAGTCTGCTGCAGGAAGAGCTGCACGTGCGCAGATACAGGCGATGAACAAGCAATCTCCAGCTACCAATAAAGGCGAACCAGTTCTTAAG TGGTCGATGGGCTGA
- the LOC104449259 gene encoding A-kinase anchor protein 17A isoform X1 codes for MSSKPFDSASPLEPIPIDASLTLVPRVRLTLTVHPANPSHTSSVDDWQLKKALLDFLRSSLAAPLSVPDGDLEVRRVKDVRKRRRDEPVGHGSLVIRDLGFLKGSRGSRAAAEEEEGGEEGVRVLEEKYADWKRYLVEKMNGMDLVLGGVKFVLSAEMPVSDSFEGMRKEWEEFYAFGNRGNSRGGRQEPDTIVLRGLPSRWFAEPRVSSKPSMLVTHTIFSTFGSIRNISVADDDDFGRERDEDTDGLVSGLHCKIVVQFEKHRDFHNAMKALCGRSLEKQGSRLRADYEVSWDKDGFFRNSRSETQEKSGRMTSLASGPYRSEVPKHISRYSPERTRPKRFRE; via the exons ATGAGCTCGAAGCCCTTCGACTCGGCGTCGCCGCTCGAGCCTATCCCGATAGACGCCTCCCTCACGCTCGTGCCGCGCGTGCGGCTCACTCTCACCGTGCACCCGGCCAACCCCTCCCACACCAGTTCCGTCGACGACTGGCAGCTCAAGAAGGCCTTGCTCGACTTCCTCAGGAGCTCCCTCGCGGCGCCGCTCTCCGTCCCCGACGGCGACCTCGAGGTGCGGCGCGTGAAGGACGTCCGGAAGCGGCGGCGCGACGAGCCGGTCGGGCACGGCTCGCTCGTGATCCGCGACCTGGGCTTCCTGAAGGGCTCCAGGGGCTCGCGCGctgcggcggaggaggaggagggcggggAGGAGggggttagggttttggagGAGAAGTACGCGGATTGGAAGAGGTATCTGGTGGAGAAGATGAACGGGATGGATCTGGTGCTTGGGGGTGTGAAGTTCGTGCTGAGTGCCGAGATGCCGGTCTCGGATAGTTTCGAAGGGATGAGGAAGGAGTGGGAGGAGTTCTACGCCTTTGGGAATCGAG GGAATTCGAGAGGTGGAAGGCAAGAGCCGGATACGATCGTGTTGCGGGGACTGCCGTCGAGGTGGTTCGCTGAGCCTAGAGTGTCGTCAAAGCCATCGATGTTGGTCACGCATACGATCTTTTCTACATTTGGAAGTATAAG GAATATCAGTGTGGCTGATGATGACGACTTCGGTCGGGAGAGAGATGAGGATACAGATGGCTTAGTTTCAGGTCTGCATTGCAAGATTGTGGTCCAATTTGAAAAGCACAGGGATTTCCACAATGCTATGAAAGCTTTATGTGGCCGATCATTGGAAAAG CAAGGGTCACGATTGAGAGCTGACTATGAGGTTTCCTGGGACAAGGATGGCTTTTTCCGGAACTCGAGAAGTGAAACTCAAGAGAAAAGCGGCAGGATGACTTCACTGGCTTCAGGACCATACAGAAGCGAAGTTCCGAAACACATTTCTCGCTACAGCCCTGAGAGAACTCGGCCAAAGAGATTTAGG GAATAA
- the LOC104449259 gene encoding uncharacterized protein LOC104449259 isoform X3: MSSKPFDSASPLEPIPIDASLTLVPRVRLTLTVHPANPSHTSSVDDWQLKKALLDFLRSSLAAPLSVPDGDLEVRRVKDVRKRRRDEPVGHGSLVIRDLGFLKGSRGSRAAAEEEEGGEEGVRVLEEKYADWKRYLVEKMNGMDLVLGGVKFVLSAEMPVSDSFEGMRKEWEEFYAFGNRGNSRGGRQEPDTIVLRGLPSRWFAEPRVSSKPSMLVTHTIFSTFGSIRNISVADDDDFGRERDEDTDGLVSGLHCKIVVQFEKHRDFHNAMKALCGRSLEK, translated from the exons ATGAGCTCGAAGCCCTTCGACTCGGCGTCGCCGCTCGAGCCTATCCCGATAGACGCCTCCCTCACGCTCGTGCCGCGCGTGCGGCTCACTCTCACCGTGCACCCGGCCAACCCCTCCCACACCAGTTCCGTCGACGACTGGCAGCTCAAGAAGGCCTTGCTCGACTTCCTCAGGAGCTCCCTCGCGGCGCCGCTCTCCGTCCCCGACGGCGACCTCGAGGTGCGGCGCGTGAAGGACGTCCGGAAGCGGCGGCGCGACGAGCCGGTCGGGCACGGCTCGCTCGTGATCCGCGACCTGGGCTTCCTGAAGGGCTCCAGGGGCTCGCGCGctgcggcggaggaggaggagggcggggAGGAGggggttagggttttggagGAGAAGTACGCGGATTGGAAGAGGTATCTGGTGGAGAAGATGAACGGGATGGATCTGGTGCTTGGGGGTGTGAAGTTCGTGCTGAGTGCCGAGATGCCGGTCTCGGATAGTTTCGAAGGGATGAGGAAGGAGTGGGAGGAGTTCTACGCCTTTGGGAATCGAG GGAATTCGAGAGGTGGAAGGCAAGAGCCGGATACGATCGTGTTGCGGGGACTGCCGTCGAGGTGGTTCGCTGAGCCTAGAGTGTCGTCAAAGCCATCGATGTTGGTCACGCATACGATCTTTTCTACATTTGGAAGTATAAG GAATATCAGTGTGGCTGATGATGACGACTTCGGTCGGGAGAGAGATGAGGATACAGATGGCTTAGTTTCAGGTCTGCATTGCAAGATTGTGGTCCAATTTGAAAAGCACAGGGATTTCCACAATGCTATGAAAGCTTTATGTGGCCGATCATTGGAAAAG TGA
- the LOC104449259 gene encoding uncharacterized protein LOC104449259 isoform X2: protein MSSKPFDSASPLEPIPIDASLTLVPRVRLTLTVHPANPSHTSSVDDWQLKKALLDFLRSSLAAPLSVPDGDLEVRRVKDVRKRRRDEPVGHGSLVIRDLGFLKGSRGSRAAAEEEEGGEEGVRVLEEKYADWKRYLVEKMNGMDLVLGGVKFVLSAEMPVSDSFEGMRKEWEEFYAFGNRGNSRGGRQEPDTIVLRGLPSRWFAEPRVSSKPSMLVTHTIFSTFGSIRNISVADDDDFGRERDEDTDGLVSGLHCKIVVQFEKHRDFHNAMKALCGRSLEKQ from the exons ATGAGCTCGAAGCCCTTCGACTCGGCGTCGCCGCTCGAGCCTATCCCGATAGACGCCTCCCTCACGCTCGTGCCGCGCGTGCGGCTCACTCTCACCGTGCACCCGGCCAACCCCTCCCACACCAGTTCCGTCGACGACTGGCAGCTCAAGAAGGCCTTGCTCGACTTCCTCAGGAGCTCCCTCGCGGCGCCGCTCTCCGTCCCCGACGGCGACCTCGAGGTGCGGCGCGTGAAGGACGTCCGGAAGCGGCGGCGCGACGAGCCGGTCGGGCACGGCTCGCTCGTGATCCGCGACCTGGGCTTCCTGAAGGGCTCCAGGGGCTCGCGCGctgcggcggaggaggaggagggcggggAGGAGggggttagggttttggagGAGAAGTACGCGGATTGGAAGAGGTATCTGGTGGAGAAGATGAACGGGATGGATCTGGTGCTTGGGGGTGTGAAGTTCGTGCTGAGTGCCGAGATGCCGGTCTCGGATAGTTTCGAAGGGATGAGGAAGGAGTGGGAGGAGTTCTACGCCTTTGGGAATCGAG GGAATTCGAGAGGTGGAAGGCAAGAGCCGGATACGATCGTGTTGCGGGGACTGCCGTCGAGGTGGTTCGCTGAGCCTAGAGTGTCGTCAAAGCCATCGATGTTGGTCACGCATACGATCTTTTCTACATTTGGAAGTATAAG GAATATCAGTGTGGCTGATGATGACGACTTCGGTCGGGAGAGAGATGAGGATACAGATGGCTTAGTTTCAGGTCTGCATTGCAAGATTGTGGTCCAATTTGAAAAGCACAGGGATTTCCACAATGCTATGAAAGCTTTATGTGGCCGATCATTGGAAAAG CAGTGA
- the LOC104449258 gene encoding uncharacterized protein LOC104449258 yields MLSSFICGTFQPEEGEEDDEPYWNNFPRSPGKPRRHRLLRRSSNGYIGKESKNPYANRGLDKFSALVADLEEKRKEIYLQSGSRDIAFVRFVASSSDNFVPVVVKAKDHHHHHHHQHHHHQNKEKKKAEKSEARKKIASAIRDSETTVESPEEVKAADQPKVELNEAAKRKSFSWRRPSCYVPLAMIMILLLLTLFGRSFAIVCTSLGWYMVPSLRGRSSTVARKKKKMEASGKRGSENKDIARIGGAYSPPRSNNREEYGRT; encoded by the coding sequence ATGCTCAGCTCGTTCATCTGCGGCACTTTTCAACctgaggaaggagaagaagatgatgagccctATTGGAACAACTTCCCTAGATCCCCTGGAAAACCCAGGAGGCACCGCTTGCTCAGGAGGAGCAGCAACGGCTATATCGGGAAGGAGAGCAAGAACCCGTATGCGAACCGGGGGCTCGACAAGTTCTCGGCCCTCGTGGCCGACCtcgaggagaagaggaaggagataTACCTGCAAAGCGGGTCGCGGGACATAGCCTTCGTCCGGTTCGTTGCGTCGAGCTCGGACAACTTCGTGCCGGTCGTCGTGAAGGCGAaggatcatcaccatcatcaccatcatcaacatcatcatcatcagaacaaggagaagaagaaggcagagaAGAGTGAGGCGAGGAAGAAGATTGCGAGTGCGATCCGTGATTCGGAAACCACGGTCGAGTCTCCAGAGGAGGTGAAAGCAGCGGATCAACCCAAGGTGGAATTGAATGAGGCGGCAAAGAGGAAGAGCTTCTCGTGGAGGAGGCCATCTTGCTATGTGCCTTTGGCTATGATCATGATCTTGTTGCTGTTGACTTTGTTTGGGAGGTCATTCGCAATCGTGTGCACTTCCCTCGGGTGGTACATGGTTCCTTCCCTGAGAGGAAGGAGCTCGACTgtcgcgaggaagaagaagaagatggaagctTCTGGCAAGAGGGGGAGTGAGAATAAGGACATAGCGAGAATTGGTGGAGCATATTCTCCTCCCAGGAGCAATAACAGAGAAGAATATGGCAGGACGTGA
- the LOC104449257 gene encoding GPN-loop GTPase QQT1 has translation MVFGQVVIGPPGSGKTTYCNGMSQFLQLIGRKVAVINMDPANDMLPYECAVNIEELIKLSDVMMEHSLGPNGGLVYCMDYLEKNIDWLQSKLKPLLKDHYLLFDFPGQVELFFLHSNAKRLIEKLVKKLNLRLTAVHLIDSHLCSDPGKYISALLLSLSTMLHLELPHINVLSKIDLIESYGKLAFNLDFYTDVQDLSYLQQHLDQDPRSAKYRKLTKELCDVIEDYSLVNFTTLDIQDKESVGNLVKLIDKSNGYIFASIEPSAVEFSKIAIGPVDWDYYRVAAVQEKYMKDDKDDDN, from the exons ATGGTGTTTGGGCAAGTGGTTATTGGTCCTCCAGGATCAGGAAAGACTACTTATTGTAATGGCATGTCTCAGTTCCTCCAACTCATCGGAAG GAAAGTTGCTGTCATTAATATGGATCCTGCCAATGATATGTTGCC GTATGAATGCGCTGTAAATATTGAGGAACTTATAAAACTAAGTGACGTGATGATGGAGCATTCTCTTGGGCCTAATGGAG GTCTTGTGTACTGTATGGATTACCTAGAGAAGAACATTGATTGGCTGCAATCTAAGCTGAAACCTCTTCTAAAAG ATCACTATCTTCTCTTTGATTTCCCTGGCCAGGTGGagttattttttcttcactCAAATGCCAAGAGACTTATAGAGAAACTTGTAAAGAAGTTGAACCTTCGT TTGACCGCAGTGCATTTAATTGATTCCCATCTATGCAGTGATCCAGGCAAATATATAAGtgctctgcttctctctctatcGACCATGCTACATCTGGAACTCCCACACATCAATGTCTTGTCTAAGATCGATCTTATTGAGAGCTATGGGAAGCTAG CTTTTAATCTCGATTTTTACACGGATGTGCAAGATTTATCCTATCTACAGCAACATCTTGACCAGGATCCTCGCTCTGCAAAGTACAG GAAGCTTACGAAGGAACTTTGCGATGTGATAGAAGATTATAGTCTTGTCAATTTTACAACTCTGGATATCCAG GACAAAGAAAGTGTTGGGAACCTCGTGAAGCTGATAGACAAGAGCAATGGCTATATATTTGCTAGTATTGAACCTAGTGCTGTTGAATTTAGCAAGATAGCCATTGGTCCGGTTGATTGGGACTACTACAG AGTGGCAGCAGTGCAGGAGAAGTACATGAAGGATGACAAAGATGATGATAATTAA